The nucleotide sequence GGCGTGACCGACCACTCGAACGTGTGCGTCATGCCCGGCATGCCCGCATGCCCGAGGAACAGCGCGTACAGCGACCACAGGAATGCCGCAGAGACACCGAGCGAGATCAGCGTGTCCATCGTGGCGGCGCCGTGGCGCAGGTTGATCCAGGCCGCGCGGTGGAACGGCCACGCGCCCCACACCACCACGGGCGCCGCGAGCGCCAGCGACGCCCACTGCCAGTACGTGAACTGCAGAGCCGGGATCATCGCCAGAAGGATCACCGGCACCGACAGCACGATCGACCCGATGAGCCGGTGGCGGAGGCTCGTGAGCTCCGGGTCGGCGGGCTCGTCGCCGGCATCCTCAGGCGCGGGCGGTGCGGGGAGGGCGGCCGTGTAGCCGGTCTTCTCGACCTCCTCGATGAGCGCCTGCGGGTCGGTTCCCGAGGGGACGGTGACGAACGCCTTCTCCGTGGCGTAGTTGACGGATGCCTCGACCCCGTCCATCCGGTTCAGCCGCTTCTCGATCCGCGCGGCGCACGACGCGCACGTCATCCCGCCGATCTCGAGTTCGAACCGGGCGGCGGGGATCGAGGCCTCGCTCATGCGCGGACCGCGCTGTAGCCGGCCTCGTCGACGGCCGCGATGACGGCGTCATGGGCGATCTCGGCGGCGGAGACGACCTTGAGCGTGCCGGCGGCGGCACTCACCTGGACGTCCTGCACGCCTGCGAGCTTCGACACCTCGCCGCGCACGGACGCCTCGCAGTGCCCGCAGCTCATTCCTGTCACCGTGTATTCGGCCTCAGCCATGACTTCTCCTCCATAGGTCGGGGACGGATACCCCTGCGGGGTACTGCATCGCTCCAGTGTATACCCGCGCGGGGTATGAGAGCCGTGCGTCGGATGTGGCCCCTGTGGCGGCGGCTCGGGCGCCGGCACGCGCGAGTTATCCACAGCGAGGGAGGTCTGCGGGCCGCCAGAATTACGGTCCGATCACGGTTTTCAAGCTGTTACAGATCGTTAACGAATGGCAACATTGACGACGCCTGACGGCGATTAGGTTTAGTGCATTGGGTCGGCGCCCGAGCCGTTCCCGTTGTAATCGCACAGCAAGGAGCAACATGAGCGTCTTCACCCGCTCGCGCACGTCCACCGTCCTCGGTGGCATCGCGCTCATCGGCGCCAGCGCCCTCGTCCTCGCCGGCTGCGCCGGTGGGGGCACCGGTGGTGGCGACGAGACCACCCCGCCCACCGAGGAGCGCGACCTCACGATCAAGATCGGCACGATCCTTCCCCAGACGGGAAGCCTTTCGTACCTCGGCCCGCCCGAGGAGGCCGGCGTCGGACTCGCCGCCGCCGACATCAATGAGGCCGCCAAGGGCATCACCATCGACGACATCGTGTGGGGCGACTCGGGCGACACCGACAACAAGGCCTACGCCACCACGATCCAGAAGCTCATCTCCGAGAAGGTGACGGCTGCCATCGGCGCCGCATCCTCGGGTGTGACCAAGCTCTTCCTCGACGACGCCGTCGCCGCGGGCATCATCACGTTCTCACCGGCCAACACGTCGCTCGACTTCACCAACTGGGACGACAACAACCTCTACTGGCGCACGGCTCCGGCCGACACACTTCAGGGCGAGGTGCTCGGCAACCTCGTCGCCGAGGACGGCCACGAGAACGTCGCGGTCCTCTACCAGAACGACGCCTACGGCACCGGCCTGAACCAGGTCTTCCAGGAGGTCTTCACGGGCTCGGGCGGTGAGATCGTCGCCGAGCAGTCCTACAACACCGGTGACACCAACTTCGACGCCCAGATCTCCGCGATCCTCGCCTCGAACCCGGACGCGATCGCGCTGATCACGTTCGATGAGATCTTCACGGTCGGTCCGGCGCTCATCGCCGCGGGCTACCCCGCCGAAGACCTCTACCTCGTCGACGGCAACCTGAAGAACTTCGGTGCCGACCCGAAGTGGCCTGCCGGCGTGAGCATGGAGGGTGCGAAGGGCACGACCCCTGCGGGTCCCGCGCCTGACGAGGAGTTCCAGGGGCGCCTGAACGACTGGTGGGTCGCCGACGGCAACAGCGAGCTGACCGACTTCTCGTACGGCAACGAGGCGTACGACGCCGTCGTGCTGCTCGCGCTCGCCTCGCTCGCCGCCAACTCCAGCGACTCGGCCGACATCGCCGCGAAGCTGCAGGAGGTCTCGGGCGGTTCGGGTGACGGCGAGAAGTGCGACAGCTTCGCCGACTGCGCCGACATCATCCTCGGCGGCGGCACGGCCGACTACGACGGCTACTCCGGTCCGATCACGTTCGACGAGCACGGCGACCCGACCGAGGCCACCATCGGTGTCTTCCAGTACGGCGCCGACAACACCTACACCCGCATCGACCTGTAAACCAGGCTGACGCAGCGCAGGGCCCCGGAGCGATCCGGGGCCCTGTCGCGTTCCCGGAGGCGGTCCGGGGCCGACCGCCCCTCGTCTCACCGGTGCGGAACCCGAGGTCGTCGCCCACGGCGGGGGAGGGGACGCAGATAAGAGGAGGGGACCGGATGCTGCAGCATCCGGTCCCCTCCTCTTATCTGCGTGTCGGTGTCAGACCCCGTCGGCGCCGAGGGAGCCGAGGTACAGGCCGATGACCTTGGGGTCGCTCAGCAGCTCGCGGCCGGTTCCCTCGTAGGCATCGCGGCCCTGGTCGAGGACGTAGCCGCGGTCGCAGATCTGCAGGCAGCGGCGGGCGTTCTGCTCGACCATGATCGTGGTCACGCCGGCCTTGTTGATGTCGGAGACGCGGATGAAGGCGTCGTCCTGGCGGACGGGCGACAGACCGGCCGACGGCTCATCGAGGAGCAGCACGGACGGGTTCATCATGAGGGCGCGCGACATCGCGACCATCTGTCGCTCGCCGCCGGAGAGCGACCCCGCGCGCTGCTTGAGGCGCTTGCCGAGCTCGGCGAAGATGCCGGTGACGAAGTCGAGCCGCTCTTCGTACGCCTTGGGGCGCTGGTAGAGCCCCATCTGCAGATTCTCCTCGATGGTGAGCGAGGGGAAGACGTTGTTCGTCTGCGGCACGAAGCCGACGCCTCGCTGCACGAGCTTGTCGGACTTGAGTCCGACCACGCTCGTGCCGTCTACCGTGATCTCGCCGCCGCGCACCTTGACCATGCCGAAGATCGACTTCAGGAGTGTCGACTTGCCGGCGCCGTTGGGGCCGATGATGCCGATCAGCTCGCCCTTGCGGGCGATGAGGTTGGCGCCGTTGATGATGTTGATGCCGGGCAGGTAGCCCGCCGTGAGGTCCTTGACCTCGACGACGATGCGATCGCTCTTGACGGCGGTCGCGCTGCCCGAGGTGAGTGCGTCCTCGGCCGTCGTGCCCGCCGGGTTCCCCGAGCCTGTCGAAGCGTCGGTCATTTGTTCTCCTCCTCGGCCTCGGCGATCGAGGCCTCCTCGGCCTCTTTGATCTCTTCGAGCAGCTCTTCGGCGGACGCGTCGAGCTCGCCGGCCACGCGACCGGTCACGACGCCGAGGTCGACGTCCTGGTGGCTGCCGAGGTAGGCGTCGACCACGGCCGGGTCCTGCATGACGGTGTCGGGCGGGCCTTCGGCCACGACCTTGCCCTCGGCCATGACGATGACCCAGTCGGCGATGTGCCGCACCATGTGCATGTCGTGCTCGACGAAGAGCACCGTCATGCCGAGGTCCTTGAGGTCGAGGATGTGGTCGAGCAGCGACTCGGTGAGCGCCGGGTTGACACCCGCCATCGGCTCGTCGAGCATCACCAGCGTCGGATCGCTCATGAGGGCGCGCGCCATCTCGAGGAGCTTGCGCTGACCGCCCGAGAGCGAGGCCGCGTAGTCGTCGGACTTGGAATCGAGCTTGAAGCGTGCGAGCAGCTCCATCGCCTTGTCTTCGATGTCGTTGTCCTGCTTGCGCCAGATCGTGGGCACGATGCTGGCCCAGAGGCTCTCGCCCTTCTGGGCGGTGGCGCCGAGCTTCATGTTCTCGAGCACGGTCAGAAGCGACAGCGCCTTGGTCAGCTGGAACGTGCGCACCTGGCCCATGCGGGCGACCTTGAACGACGGGATCCCCGACAGGTTCTTGCCGTCGAAACTCCAGGTTCCGCTGTTCGGCTTGTCGAAGCCGCACAGCAGGTTGAACAGCGTCGTCTTGCCGGCGCCGTTGGGGCCGATGAGGGCGGTGATCGCGTTCCGCGGGATCTCGAGGTGCTCGACGTCGACGGCGGTGAGGCCGCCGAAGCGACGCGTGACACCGTCGATGACGAGGATCGGGTCGTTCTTGGCGACGCCCGGGATCGCATCCCCCTTCGCGAGCCCGGCGGTCTTCGGACGACGGATGCTGCCGGTCGCGGTCGTGGCTGGCGCCGCCGGCGGGGCCGCCGACTCTGCGGGGACCACCGGCTCGTCAGCGGGCGGGTTGCTGGGCGGGTTACTTGACAAAGGTCAGCTCCCTCTTGTTTCCGAAGATGCCCTGCGGGCGGAAGATCACGATCAGCATGAGCGCGACGCCGACGAGGATGAACCGGAGGGTCGCGGCCTGCTGGCTCGTGATCGGAAGGATGTCGGACTGTGCCAGCAACGGGAGGACGTTGTCGAGGAAGCCCATGATGACCCAGAAGATCACCGAGCCGACGACGGGGCCGAACACGGTGGCCGCGCCGCCCAGGAGCAGGATCGTCCAGATGAAGAACGTGAGGCTCGTCGTGTAGGTCGCCGGGATCACGGCGGACGGAAGTGCGAACACCACGCCACCGAGGGCGCCGAAGACACCACCGATCATGAGCGCCTGCATCTTGTACGAGAAGACGTTCTTGCCGAGCGAGCGCACGGCGTCCTCGTCCTCGCGGATGCCCTTGAGCACGCGGCCCCACGGGCTGCGCATGATCGCCCACACGAGATACACCGCGATCGCGAGCAGGACGATGCCGAAGACACGGACCCACAGCTGGTCGGCGGTCCACTGCCACGGCCCGAAGCCGTAGATGATCGGCTCGCCGTCGGCGCCGGTCTTGGGGAACGGATTCGCCCCTCGGAACCCGGCATGGTAGCCGCCGAGTCCGTCGGCGGAGTTCGTCCACTCGTCGAACAGCTGAGTGGTCAGCAGCAGTCGTACGATCTCGGCCGCAGCGATGGTCACGATGGCGAGGTAGTCGGCACGCAGACGCAGCGTCGGGATACCGAGGATGAGCGCGAAGACCACGGCCGCGGCGCATCCGACGAGAATGCCGACCCACCAGGGCCAGCCGAAGCTCAGGATCGAGATCGCGTATCCGTAGGCGCCGAGAGCCATGAAGCCTGCCATACCGAAGTTCAGCAGGCCGCCGAACCCGAACTGCACGGCGAGACCGGTGGCCGCAAGGGCGTAGGCGATGGTCTCCGGGCTGAAGACCCAATAGGCCGTGTTGTTGAAGATCTGTCCCCAGTCCATGACTAACCGAGCCTCTCTTTCCGGCCCAAGATGCCCTGGGGTCTCACCAGCAGGATGATGATCAGCACGGCCAGCGCGCCGACGTACTTCATGTCCGGCGGAATCCACAGCGTCGAGATCTCGACGAGGATGCCGACGATCAGGGCGCCGATGAGGGCGCCGAACGCGGTGCCGAGGCCGCCGAGGGTCACGGCGGCGAAGATGAGCAGCAGCACCTGCACACCCATGTCCCACTTCACGCCCGGGCGGAAGTAGGCCCACAGCACACCGGCGATCGCGGCGAGGGCGGTCGCGAGGATCCATACGATTCGGATCACGCGGTCGACGTTGATGCCGGATGCTGCCGCCAGGCCCGGGTTGTCGCTGATCGCGCGTGTCGCCTTGCCGATTCGGGTGCGAAGCAGCCAGTACGCGACGGCGATGAGCAGCACGATGCTGATCGCCATCGACGCGACGTCGATCCACGACAGCGAGATCGGACCGATGTGGATGTCCTGCGGAGCTCCGGCTCCGGGGAGCTGATACGTGCCGCCGCCGATGAAGTACTGGAAGACATAGCGGCCGGCGAGCGACAGGCCGATGCTCACGATCATGAGCTGCACGAGGCCCAGCCCTCTGCGGCGCAGCGGTCGCCACAGTCCGGCATCGAGGACGTAGCCGAGTACCGCGCCGAGCACGATCACGATCGGGATCGTGAGCCACATGGGGATGTTCAGCCACACGCCGAAGATGAGTGCCATGACCGCGCCGTACGTCAGCATCTCGCCGTGGGCGAAGTTGCTGAGGCCGGTCGTGCCGAAGATCAGGGAGACGCCGACGGCCGCCAGCGCGAGCAGCAGACCGAAGTTGATGCCGTTCATGAACCGCTCGAGAAGCTGGTCCCAGAACGACGTCGTGACGCGCTCGCCCTCGCCGAGGAAGAGGTTGACGATCTTCGAGCCGGTGAGACCGAAGGTCACGTCGAAGGACGCCGTCGTCCCCTGTTTGGGCTGGATGCCCTCCGGCAGCTGCGCCGGATCGACGATCACGCCATCGGGCAGCGTGTCCTCGTCGACCGTCAGGACGTACTCCTCTTTCTCGGGCACGTACAGACGCCACTTGCCTTCCGCATCCGTCACGGTCTCAGCCTCGAAGCCGTTGCCTTCGATCGACATCGTCACGCCCTCGACGGGCTCGTCGTCGTACTTGATCACGCCGCCGAAGTAGAAGTCGGTCTGCTCCTGGTCGCCACCTGGGGTGTCGGGGGCGTCCGCGCGCGCACCGGTGGGTGCGGACAGGAACACCATTCCCGCGGCCAAGAGCACGCCGAAGATCACGAAGATCCAGCGGCGCCTGTTGATCACGGTCGCAGTCGTAGGACCCACAGAACCTCCAGTTCGGCACACCACGCGGACACCGAAGCTCGGGTCGCATCGGCCGTGATGACGACGCTACGACTGTAATGTGTCGTCGCTGTTTCGCCCAAGGTCCCTTGTGGATAAGTGATGCGATCGCAACCGGTCTGCACTCACCGGCTCGCGCGCGCCTGCGCGTGCCGTTATCCCGGGAACAAACGACGCCCGCCGACGCTTAGAATCGAGTACGGAGCGTCACGAGCGCACCGGCCGCCGCCGTCCAAACCCCGAGAGCACGCGCGCGCCCGCGCGAGGAGACCCCATGGAGCACAACGACCCCTTCGGCTTCGTCGGACTGACTTACGACGATGTGCTGCTGCTGCCCGGCCACACCGACGTGATCCCCAGCGAAGCCGACACCTCGTCCCGGGTGACGCGACGCATCACCGTCGCGACCCCGCTCATCTCGAGCGCGATGGACACGGTGACGGAGTCGCGCATGGCGATCGCGATCGCCCGCGAAGGCGGCCTCGGGATCATTCACCGCAACCTCTCGATCGAGGATCAGGCCGCGATGGTCGACCGCGTCAAGCGGAGTGAGTCGGGCATGATCACCGACCCGATCACGACCACCCCGGACGCGACGATCGAAGAGGTCGACTCCCTCTGCGCCCAGTACCGCATCTCGGGCCTTCCGGTCGTCGACGACGACAACCACCTCGTGGGCATCGTGACCAACCGAGACATGCGCTTCGTCTCGGGCTTCGAGCGTCAGACCACCAAGGTGCGCGACGTCATGACCACCGAGGGCCTCGTCACCGGCCGCGTCGGCATCAGCGCGGGCGAGGTCATCGCCCTCTTCGCTCAGCACCGCGTGGAGAAGCTGCCGCTCATCGACGAGAACGGCACGCTCGCGGGCCTCATCACCATCAAGGACTTCGACAAGAGCGAGAAGTACCCCCTCGCCACGAAGGACGAACAGGGCCGCCTGCGCGTCGGCGCCGCCATCGGCTTCTTCGGCGACGCGTGGCAGCGCGCCGAAGCGCTGCGCGACGCGGGCGTCGACGTCCTGGTCGTCGACACGGCCAACGGCCAGTCGGCCGGCGTCATCGACATCGTCCGCCGCCTCAAGGCCGACGCGAGCTTCGACCACATCGACGTCATCGGCGGCAACGTCGCGACCCGCGAGGGCGCACAGGCGCTCATCGACGCCGGCGTCGACGCCGTCAAGGTCGGCGTCGGACCCGGTTCGATCTGCACCACCCGCGTCGTCGCCGGTGTCGGCGTGCCGCAGGTCACCGCCGTGTACGAGGCGTACCTCGCCGCTCGTGAGTCCGGCATCCCGGTGATCGCCGACGGCGGCCTGCAGTACTCGGGCGACATCGCCAAGGCGCTCGTCGCCGGCGCCGACACCGTCATGCTCGGTTCTCTCCTCGCCGGCACCGACGAGTCGCCGGGCGAGATCGTCTTCCAGGGCGGGAAGCAGTTCAAGCAGTACCGCGGCATGGGTTCGCTGGGCGCGCTGCAGACCCGCGGCAAGAAGACCTCGTACTCGAAGGACCGCTACTTCCAGGCCGACGTCCCCAACGACGACAAGCTCATCCCCGAGGGCATCGAGGGCCAGGTCGCCTATCGCGGTCCGGTCTCGGCCGTCGCCTACCAGCTCGTCGGGGGCCTGCGCCAGTCGATGTTCTACGTCGGTGCGCGCACCATCGAGGAGCTCAAGGCCAAGGGCAAGTTCGTCCGCATCACCGCCGCCGGCCTCAAGGAATCGCACCCCCACGACGTGCAGATCGTCGTCGAGGCGCCCAACTACAAGAAGTAACCCCTTCGGGGAACGGATGCTGCGGCCCGGCGCACCGCGCCGGGCCGCAGCATCCGTCTATCCGGCCGAGACTCGTCGGGAAACCGGGATCCGGTCGATCGCATCGCGTGCGCTGCCGGGGGTGACGGAGTGTGACGGGCGCCCGAGTGCGCGGTGTCGCTACCCTGGGCGCCATGATCAGGCAGCGACGGCACCCCCTGGCGACGCAGCGGACCACGCGTCTCGAGGCGTTCACCGACGGGGTGTTCGCGATCGCGGCGACGCTGCTCGTGCTCGATCTCACGCAGCATTCACTCGGTGAGGTCGACTCCGACGCCGAGATGTGGGCGGCCCTCGGCGGCATGTACGAGCTGTTCCTCAACTTCGGGCTGAGCTTCGTGCTGCTGTGCCTGATGTGGATGGTGCACGTCCAGCAGTTCGAGCACCTCGCCCGCGTCGATTCGACGACGGTGTGGCTGAACAACGCGCGGCTGCTCTTCATCGTGCTCGTGCCGTTCGCGACGAACCTCACGACCGAGTACTCCGAGTGGCTCGCGGGCCGGCTCGCCATGCCCGTGACGTTCTTCCTCGCCATCCTGTTCAGCTGGCTGCAGTGGGGGTGGGCGGTGCGGCAGCGCGAAGCCCTGATGCCCGACATGAGCAGAGCGGATGCCGTGGCCTACGGACGCAGCTCGCTGAGCGCCCTGCTCATCTCGGCCGCGGTGGTGGTGCTCGCCCCGTGGATCGGGTCTCCCGCCTTCCTGCTCTTCCTGCTTGACGGACCTTTCACGCGTCTTCTGCGAGGGAAGGGCGACTGACCCGCTCGCGGCGCCATCGGGATGCCCCGGGCCGAGGCATCCGTCGACATCATGTGCTCTCGCCGAGAAGACACGCTGGCGGCGTACACGCCGCGTCATCTCGGCGAGAGCACACGCTCCCGACGCGCAGGCCTATGCAGCGGCTGCGAGCTCGGGCTCGGTGGCGTCGGTCTCGGACGGGCCGGAGGCGGCAGCATCCGTCGTCCCCTTCCCGGACGGGAGCCACAGCGCCGCGATCGTCGCCGCGAACAGCACGGCCGCGCCGGTGAAGACGGCGGGGCGCGCGGCGTCGACGTACATGTCGGGGAGGAGCTCGCCGCCGGCGCTGACGAAGATCGCCGTCATCACGGCGGTGCCGAGGGCGACGCCGAGCTCGCGGACCGTGGAGTTCACGCCCGACGCCTTGGCATGGTCGATGAGTCCGAGGGTCGCGAGCAGCGCCGTCGCCGAGGGGGCGAACACGAGCGCCATGCCGACACCCGCCATCACGAAGGGGGCGATCAGCGTCGGGTAGTCGAGGTCGATCGACATGACGGCGGCGATCCAGGTGAGCGCCGTGCCCTGCAGCGTGAGGCCGAGCACCAGGAGCACGCGCGTGCCGACGCGCGGGGCGAGGATGCCGGCGATCGGGGCGACGATCATGGGCGCGAGCGTCCACGGGGTGGTCTGCACGGCGGCCTCGAGCGGGGTGGACCCCTGCACGACCTGCAGGTACTGGATGAGGATGAACACCGCGCCGAACGTGCCGAAGCTGAACGCGAAGCCGACGATGTTGGTGATCGAGAACGAGCGGTCGCGGAACAGGCGCAGCGGCATCAGCGGGGCCTGCGCGCGCGTCTGCCACCACAGGAATGCGGCGAGGAGGAGGGCGCCGAGCACGATCTCGGCGATGACCCCGCCCGAGCCCCAGCCGTCGTCGTTGCCGCGGACGATCGCATGGAC is from Microbacterium sp. LWH3-1.2 and encodes:
- a CDS encoding heavy-metal-associated domain-containing protein, whose translation is MAEAEYTVTGMSCGHCEASVRGEVSKLAGVQDVQVSAAAGTLKVVSAAEIAHDAVIAAVDEAGYSAVRA
- a CDS encoding ABC transporter substrate-binding protein translates to MSVFTRSRTSTVLGGIALIGASALVLAGCAGGGTGGGDETTPPTEERDLTIKIGTILPQTGSLSYLGPPEEAGVGLAAADINEAAKGITIDDIVWGDSGDTDNKAYATTIQKLISEKVTAAIGAASSGVTKLFLDDAVAAGIITFSPANTSLDFTNWDDNNLYWRTAPADTLQGEVLGNLVAEDGHENVAVLYQNDAYGTGLNQVFQEVFTGSGGEIVAEQSYNTGDTNFDAQISAILASNPDAIALITFDEIFTVGPALIAAGYPAEDLYLVDGNLKNFGADPKWPAGVSMEGAKGTTPAGPAPDEEFQGRLNDWWVADGNSELTDFSYGNEAYDAVVLLALASLAANSSDSADIAAKLQEVSGGSGDGEKCDSFADCADIILGGGTADYDGYSGPITFDEHGDPTEATIGVFQYGADNTYTRIDL
- a CDS encoding ABC transporter ATP-binding protein, which produces MTDASTGSGNPAGTTAEDALTSGSATAVKSDRIVVEVKDLTAGYLPGINIINGANLIARKGELIGIIGPNGAGKSTLLKSIFGMVKVRGGEITVDGTSVVGLKSDKLVQRGVGFVPQTNNVFPSLTIEENLQMGLYQRPKAYEERLDFVTGIFAELGKRLKQRAGSLSGGERQMVAMSRALMMNPSVLLLDEPSAGLSPVRQDDAFIRVSDINKAGVTTIMVEQNARRCLQICDRGYVLDQGRDAYEGTGRELLSDPKVIGLYLGSLGADGV
- a CDS encoding ABC transporter ATP-binding protein; translation: MRRPKTAGLAKGDAIPGVAKNDPILVIDGVTRRFGGLTAVDVEHLEIPRNAITALIGPNGAGKTTLFNLLCGFDKPNSGTWSFDGKNLSGIPSFKVARMGQVRTFQLTKALSLLTVLENMKLGATAQKGESLWASIVPTIWRKQDNDIEDKAMELLARFKLDSKSDDYAASLSGGQRKLLEMARALMSDPTLVMLDEPMAGVNPALTESLLDHILDLKDLGMTVLFVEHDMHMVRHIADWVIVMAEGKVVAEGPPDTVMQDPAVVDAYLGSHQDVDLGVVTGRVAGELDASAEELLEEIKEAEEASIAEAEEENK
- a CDS encoding branched-chain amino acid ABC transporter permease; its protein translation is MDWGQIFNNTAYWVFSPETIAYALAATGLAVQFGFGGLLNFGMAGFMALGAYGYAISILSFGWPWWVGILVGCAAAVVFALILGIPTLRLRADYLAIVTIAAAEIVRLLLTTQLFDEWTNSADGLGGYHAGFRGANPFPKTGADGEPIIYGFGPWQWTADQLWVRVFGIVLLAIAVYLVWAIMRSPWGRVLKGIREDEDAVRSLGKNVFSYKMQALMIGGVFGALGGVVFALPSAVIPATYTTSLTFFIWTILLLGGAATVFGPVVGSVIFWVIMGFLDNVLPLLAQSDILPITSQQAATLRFILVGVALMLIVIFRPQGIFGNKRELTFVK
- a CDS encoding ABC transporter permease subunit, which encodes MVFLSAPTGARADAPDTPGGDQEQTDFYFGGVIKYDDEPVEGVTMSIEGNGFEAETVTDAEGKWRLYVPEKEEYVLTVDEDTLPDGVIVDPAQLPEGIQPKQGTTASFDVTFGLTGSKIVNLFLGEGERVTTSFWDQLLERFMNGINFGLLLALAAVGVSLIFGTTGLSNFAHGEMLTYGAVMALIFGVWLNIPMWLTIPIVIVLGAVLGYVLDAGLWRPLRRRGLGLVQLMIVSIGLSLAGRYVFQYFIGGGTYQLPGAGAPQDIHIGPISLSWIDVASMAISIVLLIAVAYWLLRTRIGKATRAISDNPGLAAASGINVDRVIRIVWILATALAAIAGVLWAYFRPGVKWDMGVQVLLLIFAAVTLGGLGTAFGALIGALIVGILVEISTLWIPPDMKYVGALAVLIIILLVRPQGILGRKERLG
- the guaB gene encoding IMP dehydrogenase, which translates into the protein MEHNDPFGFVGLTYDDVLLLPGHTDVIPSEADTSSRVTRRITVATPLISSAMDTVTESRMAIAIAREGGLGIIHRNLSIEDQAAMVDRVKRSESGMITDPITTTPDATIEEVDSLCAQYRISGLPVVDDDNHLVGIVTNRDMRFVSGFERQTTKVRDVMTTEGLVTGRVGISAGEVIALFAQHRVEKLPLIDENGTLAGLITIKDFDKSEKYPLATKDEQGRLRVGAAIGFFGDAWQRAEALRDAGVDVLVVDTANGQSAGVIDIVRRLKADASFDHIDVIGGNVATREGAQALIDAGVDAVKVGVGPGSICTTRVVAGVGVPQVTAVYEAYLAARESGIPVIADGGLQYSGDIAKALVAGADTVMLGSLLAGTDESPGEIVFQGGKQFKQYRGMGSLGALQTRGKKTSYSKDRYFQADVPNDDKLIPEGIEGQVAYRGPVSAVAYQLVGGLRQSMFYVGARTIEELKAKGKFVRITAAGLKESHPHDVQIVVEAPNYKK
- a CDS encoding TMEM175 family protein; translation: MIRQRRHPLATQRTTRLEAFTDGVFAIAATLLVLDLTQHSLGEVDSDAEMWAALGGMYELFLNFGLSFVLLCLMWMVHVQQFEHLARVDSTTVWLNNARLLFIVLVPFATNLTTEYSEWLAGRLAMPVTFFLAILFSWLQWGWAVRQREALMPDMSRADAVAYGRSSLSALLISAAVVVLAPWIGSPAFLLFLLDGPFTRLLRGKGD
- a CDS encoding MFS transporter, translated to MTDLSLAPGTRRTRPFALVLAAASLPMFMATLDNLVMTNALPVLHRDMGASVEELQWFVNAYTLAFAGAILIASALGDRFGRRTLFVVGIAVFGAGSVLAALSTDPGQLIAARAVQGLGAAGVMPLSLALLSGAVAPARRALAIGIWGGVSGLGVAVGPLIGGAIMEGWDWQAIFWINLPVAIIAIPLAIIVLDNDFGARARIDVPGAVLAAAGVLALVHAIVRGNDDGWGSGGVIAEIVLGALLLAAFLWWQTRAQAPLMPLRLFRDRSFSITNIVGFAFSFGTFGAVFILIQYLQVVQGSTPLEAAVQTTPWTLAPMIVAPIAGILAPRVGTRVLLVLGLTLQGTALTWIAAVMSIDLDYPTLIAPFVMAGVGMALVFAPSATALLATLGLIDHAKASGVNSTVRELGVALGTAVMTAIFVSAGGELLPDMYVDAARPAVFTGAAVLFAATIAALWLPSGKGTTDAAASGPSETDATEPELAAAA